CACTTCCATTTAAAAGTAAGCTGCTCTGGGCCAAGTTAAGGCAATTTGATAGAACTGTATCAAAGGGAAGCTGGAATGACATGCTCAACAGTCCCCCCGCTGTTATTACAAACAATGCAACACTGTGCATCATACAGAGGCGTCACTGTTTCATACGACacagtggggcgacagtggttcaggaggtagaggagcaGTATATTTACCATATATTCTTCCAGCCTTCAGCCATTTTGGCTGGCTGGTACTTTCCTGGTTCAGTCTACATCAGTCGTTGGTCTTCCTTGCAGGTGATGGAGGCTGAACAGACCAGGACACGCAGTGAACTGGCACACAGGGAGACGGCGGCCAAGTACAACGCCACCATTAGCCACATGAAGCAACTGGAGAAGAAGCTCAAACGCACCATCAACAAGTCCAGGTTAGTCAGCCCTAATCCCTCCACTCCCACTCCAGCCTAGACACAATGTGGTCAGGTGTGTCGTGCTCCCGCCAcggtttgagtgtgtgctgtttgttgaGTGGGAAACACAGGATTGAGCAAACAGCTAATTGGATTATGACACAGAAATGTGGAGCAAGCCTGAAGCTAATGGGGATGTAAACGTTATTAAACAATGGGGGGTTTATTGTTGGCTCCCCTGACCAAGTGCTACTCAGATTAGGATGCTTCATCCAACAACAGCCATTTGTCAACAACGCAAAAAAACTACTTTTAGTTTGCAAAAACCTTACGCGAAATTTGACCCTAAAATGAAATGAACTggacaataaaaaaatgtaatgtcacATCGTGTAGAAGAGAAAGAAACCAAGAAATGTATGAGCGAAAAGCGAGGAGGAAGTAGGGTAAAGTTGAAAAGTATGCGAGTGAGGAGTTTAGCAtgttcttccctctccctctctgttgtgCTTGGCTTCGCTGATGTGGTCCAGATGTGGCTTAGGGTGGACTGTTCTAGAATGAAACTCCCCCCTTCCATGGGCCCACGGAATGTAGCAGCACTCTGTGATGGGAGTGTTATTCCTCCAGAGCCGTTGTTTCTACGGAGACGTGTAGTCCTATGCcaggtctctgtgtctgtcatgaTGTCTTATGCTGGTGACTCAtaacgctctctctccccccttagGCCATACTTTGAATTGAAGGCAAAGTATTACCTTCAGTTGGAGGTGTGTACCATTTATATCTTATCACATGGTGCTAACGTGTTACATTCACAGTTTATAAATAACTGCAATTGATTGAATTTTTATCTGGAGCGCATGAAGTGACTAAGACAGTTGCTATTCTGTGGTCCTAGTACTTAGAAACGTCATTGACAAAGATCCGTTTGGCAAAAATTGCCTGTGCTGAAGCAaattcatttgtttttacaATTGTCATGTCTCCATAACTGTTCTATTTCTttcaatgttaaaaaaaaaacataacttgATTTctattgttgtttgtgtgggCAGTGCATTGGAGctgctgtgtgcatttgtgataTCTGCCCTACTGAATGTGACCACCTTAACTgagtcttgtgtgtttgtacctcaCGCAGCAACTGAAGAAGCAGGTGGATGAGAGGCAGGCTAAGCTCACCCAGGCCAAGTCCGAGTACCGCACTGCCCTCCGTAACCTAGAGACCATCTCTGACGAGATTCACGCCCGGCGCCGCCTCTCCGCCATCGGCCTGCGGGGGCGTGGTGTGGGCGCCGAGGGTGATGGGTCCGGAGATGACATCGCCAACTTCAAAATGGAGTCCGATGGCATTTCCAGTAAGTGAAGCTACAGCATTCCACCCAGCTCTTAAGATGCTCTCCCCTCCTTTGGATAGGACAGTTGGTTACACCCGAGGAAACTGTTGTGCAATCCAACAGATGATTGACAGATGGGTCCAAACTTTAGCAAAGCTAAAAACACCACGCATGTTGTTGATGATGCAGCACGTGGCAAGCACGCAGCTTTTGTTCAGATCATTTTCACCAATATCAGTGTCGGCACTGTTGGTCCTCGTGCACCAGGAATTCATGTGAACCTTGTTTCCCAATACTGTTGTGCAGGTTCTTATCTGCATAAAGATTGcttcatgtttgtttctttgttttgacaGTGATGTCCGAAACCTTTGAGGAGGAGGGCAGCAATGGCGTCTCCTCGGAGGAGGACCAAGAGACCCAGTCCTCCTGCAGCCACAGCTCCTGCCCCAACACGCCCCTAGACCTGCCTCGCCCCTatcccttctccccctcctgctcTTCATCCTCCACTTCACCTCGCCCGCTGTCCTCTTCCTGCCCCTACCCTTCCTCCTCTGAcgacttctcctcctcctcactctcgtCTCCATGCGCGGGTGGCCTGGAGCTACCGGACGCCGGGTCTCTGGAGGGACTGGGCCAGGTATCGCCGGTTTTGGGCCCGCGGAGCGAGTGCAGTGGAGCGTCCTCACCGGAGTGTGACCAGgagagaggtatgtgtgtgtgagagagagatgtgaggacATGAGGTATAGAAATGTGCAAAGGGGATTTATACTTCACTATGCATCATCTTATAACATAAAGCCCAGcattatacaaataaaataaataaataaaacccaaCCGCACAATTAAAAAAGTAAATGAATTCATAGAATTACTTTTTTTCTTACTAACTTCCTATTTCAGTAATTTGATACAGAGGTATTTACCGTCCATTGCAGTGACCATTAGTGTTACTGGTAGTCTTTCTCCGATTGTGTGGCAGTGATATACCACTTTATAAtggtgtctatgcatgtgtgtttctgttgtagGGGACCGGGCAGAAGGTGTTGAAGGGAAACCTGACCCCTCCAGTGTCTCGTCGCCCCCGATTCAGAAGAGCTCACAGTTGGAGGAGAGGCTGAACAAACTGTCCCTAGAAAGCGCTGAGGCAAAGGACTCTGAGTCTAACCCTTTcactgtgacccctgaccctgcaCCGGCCCCTCCCCTGCTTGTACTAAATGGGGTCTAAAAGAGGGCCAATcacaccccctacccccctttACTTCCCAAAACAAGAGGACAAGAAAGCCTGTCTAACACTACCGTGTGCCAGAATAATCTTTGTGTTGTGGTCGTCCCCCCGTCCTATGTGAGGTGGGACTTTGACTGTTAGACCACCTTTGTCAGTGTTTCCGGAATATTCTGCCTCTGAGATGGTTGGAAgatgaaacacatgaaaacCAATGAACAATATTAAAGACTTGATGAAAGGATAAAGTGAAAAGACGTGTGACAGGACACTATACGCGTGTGGAACTGAAGCCCCTTGGTAGGCTGAGGAATCTTCGTTGTTTCTTCTTTCCATACCTTCTCACATACTGCGTGAAACCtacctgtgttgtttttttatgtgtaatGTTCTGACTCTTCACCATGTACAAAGTGATCGATGtattgtaaaaaagaaaaaaaaatactctgaTGACGTTTCCAACTGTAGTACCCCAGTATTTTTTTCATGCTACCAGTATTATTAATGGTCCTCTCTCTAGTTTCCAGGTATAAACATacatctatatatttatattcaatGTTTGGATCGTTTGttgaccagtgtgtgttcaccagaACAGAGTCCCTGTCTGTCGGAGTAATAAACTCATGTTTGCACCGTCTGCTGCAAATCTCATTTACCTTCACACACCAATCTGCCAAAACATGTTTGCCGGCGTGAATCCCCCTGTTGTGCCTGAGGCAGTAAATAGCATCTGCAGACACATTAACGGACGCACTTGCACACatgttcagcaaaaaaaaacactcaaacacatggtggggggtgggtgagtCACACAGTGTGGCTCTGAGTGGTCAACGGTGGCAAATGTCAGCTGTCACCTAATCTAAAACTcagactgtaacacacacacacacacgtttctctCCTCCAATTAGAGCCAGGCCCTATCCTAGTCTTTGGTATGACGTCTGCTGTCCTCTGGGACCCAAAGTGAAACAGCGTCTTGGGGCTGAGTGCGATTTTTCAGCCACTTCCCTCGACCTGCTCCACTGCGTCCCATGACTCATTTTAGTGCAGTTCAGCGTTCTGATGCAATGGTAGGACAGGCCTGCTAGCACATGGACTCGATCTCCATGCCAACACCCAAAACAAACTTACTTGGATATGACGATGCGTAGAGTGACGAGAGAGGAAAATACAtgggtgtgttgtgttaaaTTATTTGGAAAACTTCAAATGGGGATTAAGTGTTTGCAAGTATCAACAAGGCAACAAGCAATGCTAGAAGGAGCAGAGTGAAGGAACTTCTCACCTTTCATCTAGATTTAAGTTTTTGAGTAAACTTCCAtgactcacacatccacattcaGATGAATGTGATTCATTTGCTGGTTGATGACTATGTTATCCAAGCAATAGTTCTATTCCATTGTTAAGAATTATTAATTTGCAGGCGTCACAAATACGACAGTAGAAAAACCACAAACTAAATGGAACATTTCATGTGCATTTTCAAGGTccaagtttgtgtgtttgtgtgtgactcaaAGACACAAATGGTGTGTTCTACCCATATAACTTCGTTATGGAGCCGAATTAGTTTGGAGCGTTAACCTGCGTGAAATATAGTGTCAACACTGTTCTTTTggaattgttattattatacgATAGCAAAAAATAGGCCTACAGTAGTGCTCTATGACCAGTGGTTTAGTTTAGGCAACGACACACTGCCCCCTGGCGGCTGTCCTTAAAGGTGTGCAACCGCATCGGACAAGGCCTACTGCAGGTAATTTTCCTACATGGTTATTGAACGCAAACGGTGGTCAATGTTTTCGATGACCAAATGTGTCTGGCTAATAGTAATAACACACCCAGTAATCTTGTGTCGTTGTCAAAAATAAACTGTGGATTAAACAAAGCAAACCCATTCGCACTAGTCTCCTACAACAAACACCACGTGACTGAAGGGGAGGGCAAAGTTATCACATGAACGTTTGTAGATGAGACATTTAGCCTGCAAACAGCTAGCTGTAAGTGGAGTTGTTGAAATGAATGGTATTAGTCAAAGACGGTGGTAATGTGGTGCGTGCAATTGCAAGTCCGGCTAAATTTAGATACCAGGCGTAGGAAAACATACGGTGGCGGCGTTGGGTCATAGCATACTAGCTTTCTTCTCGGGAACCTTCCTAACGTTACATTACCTGTAGGCTACAGCCTGTAGCATGATGTGAAGTTTCTTAGCTAGCTATCGCTGAGCAACTTGTCATATTGTTCGGTTCTCGCATTTAGTTAGATTGGTCGTCTGTAACTACTTTTTAATGAATTTATCAGGATTGTTATCCACCCACCTGCGAGTCTCCGTCAGCAgtcacaaagtggctgaaacgcACGTTTTCCTCCTGTTTCATCCAATCAAATGCCAGAGTTGCAGCAACGTTGTTTTGGAATGTTCATGGTACAATCAGTTACTTATATGAGTGATGGTCTTTCAAATAATCATTAGCTAGTAGTCTTTTCTGCTGGCTTCACAAGTTGGACTTTATTCTACCAGGCCTAACATTATTGCTGCACAGTTGTGTTGCTTAAGTACGAATGTCAGCCCTACCGTACTCACTTGCCGAGACACTTTACAGACAGCAGAGGGCCGAATATCAAAATTTGCACCTGGGTGTAATCATTATGTCCCCGTTACGCCTAGCTATATTATGGTTGAGTTTGTTTACTTCACCATCGGCACCGACAGCGCTCCCTTCCTATGTCGCCGCTGTGTACGAACACTTGGTTGTGCTGAACACGAACCCCGGCATTGATCTCGGGAGGCGTGCAGCCTtggcacacatgcaaaagaaccTGGACGTATTTGAGGAGCAAGCTGCATTAGCAGCTCAGCAGGTACAGTGACAGCAAATGACCGCAGAAGGCCcagtaggtttttttttacaataactAAGTGTTAAGACTTGAACATTTATTGGGTGTTGTTTTAGGTAAGTTTACCTTGATGTTCCGTTTCAGGGTGCCCAGATCTTAGTGTTCCCAGAAGATGCTATCCAGGGCTTTAACTTCACCAGAGCATCTATAGCAGGTTACTTGGAGCTGGTGCCGGATCCAACAGTAGTGACATGGAACCCATGCTCTGAACCAGCGCGCTTCTCCGACACAGAGGTATATGTATTTCTAAATGATATTCAGTAGCGTCTTCCTATCTAAAGACCATCCTAGTGTCAAATTCAAAAGATGTAAAGAGAGGAGCAAATTCAGAGGCCTTCATGATAATGGCTTGCTGTATAACACTACCATGTAGCTTGATGtgtaggagaaaaaaaacataatctatgtatacagtacatgcatcCCATTCTCAGTAAGAGCATATTAAACTGTGTGCAGTTCTGTTGCACTCCTCAGCCTAACTGACATCCCCTGTAATGGCCTTTGACATATGATGGTATTGTAATGGCCTTTGACATATGATGGAAATGTAATGGCTATGACATTTCCCTCAGGTGCTCCAGCGCCTCAGCTGCATGGCTCAGAAGAACAGCCTCTACCTGGTGGCCAACATGGCAGGACTCCAGGTGTGCAACTCAACCACAGATGCCCACTGTGCCTCAGATGGGCGCTACCAGTTCAACACGGACGTGGTGTTCTCCTCGGACGGCACCCTGGTGGCCCGCTACCGCAAGCAGAACCTGTACTTCGAGGCCGCCTTTGATACGCCCCTGGAGATGGAGCTAGTCACTTTCTCCACGCCCTTTGCTGGACGCTTCGGGGTGTTCACCTGCTTCGACATCATGTTTCGAGAACCAGCTGTGGCCCTGGTGGAAAACCTAGGTGTCAAGCAGCTGGTTTACCCTACCGCCTGGATGAACCAGCTCCCCCTACTGGCCGCTGTGCAGTTCCAGCGCTCCTTTTCCTACGCAGCCGCAGTCACCATCCTCGCAGCCAACGTTCGTGCGGCCAGCCTTGGCATGACGGGCAGTGGCATCTTCACCCCTTGGCAGGAGGTTCACCAGCACGACATGGTAGGAGAGACTGGGCGGTTGCTGGTGAGTCGGGTGCCCGTTCTCGATCCCGCAGTGATCGCACGTAGCACTGGGAGCACAGGGCTGGCATGGTTGCCATTCTCTGGGCATCGCAAGCGAGAGCCTGGACTTGATGAGGCAGGAGATGCCCATGGCTGGCCCAGAAAGGGTTGGCATTTGGATGATCAAGCTAAGCCCCGCAGCATGGAATCTGACTACTGCTTGCCAGGCAATGACAACTGCAATGATAGGCCAGCAAGGCCTGTAGTGTTCACTTCCATCATGATGTATGACAACTTCACTTTAGTGCCCCTACAAGACACTGAGGGGAACCTGACAGTGTGCGATGGCTCGCTGTGCTGCCACCTGCTGTTCAGGAGGTCCACTGCACCTGGCACAGAGCTGTATGCTCTGGGTGCTTTTCAGGGACTTCACGTAGTTCATGGCACCTATTACCTGGAGGTGTGTGCCCTGGTCAAATGCACAGGCCCAGACTTTGCAAGCTGCGGTGGCGAGACTGAGCATGCTCAAACCCGGATAGACTTTCGACTGGAAGGGAACTTCAGCACTCGTCACGTGTTCCCAGGAATACTGGGAAGCGGGATGGCACTGGACATCCCGGATGAGTCCGGAAGAGAGAGCGACAACTGGTTTTATATGAGCCGGACTGGAATGACTGCTGGACTGGTGACAGCTACTCTGTACAGTAGAGTCTATGAGAAAGACAACAGTTGAGCTCTGGGTCTTGGAACACCATGGCGACCAACTTCCAATAAACAACACATCTTGGTAAACAAAGCCAGTCTCCTGGGGCAGTTGTGTACCAAACCCACCACAGAATAGGCCTTAGAGATGAACACTAAAGTGTGCCATGACCGGATACAAGTACCTTAGAAAAGGAACTAAAGGATCTGAACTACAACGCTGATCAGGGGAATCAGTCACCTTCCAGAATTGTAACATTAAAGCAGgcatgaaatcaataaaaagttGTAATGCGCTAAAAGACATCAGTCAGTGCTCTTGCAGTACAGAGATGATCACAAACACTATGGCAAAAGAAaatttattcattaattattaTTAGTAATCATTTTAATAACAATGCACCAGGAAGCCAGTTTTTTTTGCACACCTAAAAAAGGCAacattactctctccctctctttcgcactctcacacacactcacacacacacacacacacacacacgactaacAGACAGAtgttgcacgcacgcacgcacgcacacacacacacacacacacacacacacacacacacacacacacacagagctctcctctctctgaagtTGCTGTATATCAAACGCTGTTATTTCTGAAAGTCCGCAGATTGTAGAGTTAAAAACCCTGACTGCACCTCGTCGGCTGGTCTCAAAATCATGGCGGGCAGCGGGGGAAAGGTGTGTGACAAGGCCTTTAGGTTAAAACTTCACCCCCTCCcacaaacaaagacattaacacacactcacactcagacacactctcttgctTCCCAACTCACAGTTCATGAACCTTCGATGCAAagggggagtggggtggggcgTATCAGTTCTGTGTGCATGGAAAACTGACACTTGTAGCGGTCCATTCACAATAAATTATACCGTGTCtaaaatgaaaaggaaagaagacaaaacaaaacaaaaagctttAAATGAATTTGAAGTCATGCTCAAATATGCCAAGAAAGCGCGAGGGTGTGGGcaaaggcgtgtgtgtgggtgggtggggggaggggggtcaagATGAGCCAGTAGCACTTGGTCCCTTTGGCTGGAGTCAGTCCACCCAGAAGTCCTGATTCTACACTTCAGTCCTTCCTCTCCACCTTGCCCGAGGGGGGTTCTGGGAAATGCAGTAACGACAGTAGTCATATGATTTCAGTCAGTCATTCAACCATTTGGTTATGTAAattgagggaaggagggggatgtgtatgtgaagtgtgtttataaaaaaaaaaaatatatatataaaaaaaaaaaaaaagttgatatgGCTCTTCACGCAGTAACAGAGTAATGCAGTTCTCGTAGATACAGCAAAAGAGATGGTTGCGTAGTGTTCAAACGGAAAAGCTGTAAGGAGTGGTCTGTGTGCGTCTttcgtctcgctctctctccccctctcctcgtATTTCCTCTGTCCATCTGCGTCTCTCCAGTCTCTAAGGCTCCTGAGACTGTCGGCCTGACAGGcctgaggaggggaggggaagaagcCAGGGGAAGCTGGCTGTAAAACGGGATACAGACCGCGCtgtcctctttaaaaaaaacaaaaacaattttaATGGGCACGTCAACTCTGGCCCCTTAAGCTGGGTTCTGATCAGGtcggaggggggcgggggagggcgTGGGATGGGACACGGGCcgtgtttattcattttttttattgttcatttgtttattttatttttttaagacaGTCAGTCAACAAGGCGCAGGCCTAGCTCAGTAGGTCTCCGAGTCAGAGTCGTTGAGCTCGTCGTCGGGGGCGATCAGGCCGTCCTCGCGGTGGCCCAGGCTGTTGAAGCTGCAGTAGGACGCGTGCTCCGAGCGCAGCGCCGGCAGCGGGTCAAAGGTTACAGCCTTGGAAGGGCTGGGGTAGTGGTTGATGGCGCTGTAGGTCAGGCCGGGCACGGCACCCACGCTGCCTGGCGACACGGGCATCATGGTGGCCAGGATGAGTGCCAGGCAGTCGGCCACGTCTTTGTTGGGGGCGCAGGCCAGCGCCGGAGTGTAACCTGAAGGATTAatgacacgcgcacacagacaaacataatgAGTTATACATTATACTCGTTAAGTCCTGTAATCAAAGCCAACGCATTAAGACTACAACAACGGGTGTGATCCATCCGCAAAGTTGCAGGCTGTTCAGCTAACAGAAGGGAAGATGAACTGAAATAATTCTCATGGAGAGCGGCTGCTGTTTTTTTGCAGGTCTTAATTCCTATAACTCTGCATGTAACGTTATTGTGCAGCAGGACAGGGTTTAAGGTTGTGTACATGgacgtacgtgcgtgtgtgtgtgtgtgtgtgtgtgtgtgtgtgtcagtctcacCATTCTCGTCCACCGCCAGGACACTGGCTCCCTTCCCCAGGAGCTCCTGCACCACCACCGTGAGCCCGTTCCTGGCTGCCACATGCAGGGGCCtgaggggagacagacagagagagagtgcacagtCATCCCAATGCTTTAGTCCATTCCACTGCTCTACTGTATTCCATCTACTCCATcccattatatatatttatttatttatttatatgtatgtatgtatgtaatatcCACCCATTCCATATCTACAACATCAGGCACTCAACAGAAGCAAAGTTAAATCAACAAAATGTGGTTACTACTTTACAcaagaattagaaaaaacgaCCTAGACAGCCCCATTTCTATTCCAGCCAGGGCCATGAATGAGACATAAAACAGGGAAATAAAAAAGTACTGTTTTCCCCTTTAAATCTGACTTCACTCCATCACGCAATACCAGAGGAGTGTTCCATGCGCGCGGCTAAGAGAAAAGTGTCTTACGTCTGTAGTGCTGCGTTGGTGGAGTTGATGAGATTCCGGTCAGTGATTTTCTCCAGAATCAACAAGGCACTGGTTTCATGCCCCTAAGCCAGACACATTAaaaggtaaaggtcaggtatttagcagacgcttttatccaaagccacttacaaaCAACATGCAGTGATGGGGAGTCAAACCTGGGCCAACCGCtctggtgacacacacatacaaaaaggcTAATGGGTAATTCCTGAAtaattgtgtgtaattgtgtgaacTGAGTATGTGGAGGCAActaagtgtgggtgtgagtaGGCGTTCAGGCTTTGTGACAGAtgcttttgtatgtgtatatatatatatatatgtgtgtgtgtgtgtgtgtgtgtgtgtgtgtgtgtgtgtgtgtgtgtgtgtaccttgctgCAGGCCAGGTGCAGGGCTGTGTTCTTGTTGCCATCCTGTAGAGTGAGGTCTGCTTTGGCGCTGCTCACCAGGACCTCTGCAAACAGGAAGAGCACACTCATTACCACTCCCACAGTATACATCCCAGTCATATAGATTAGCTTTCATGCTAAAGCCCAGAGCTAATGGGGCTGTAAATGACACCACTAAATGTCCCTTAAATCATTGGGATCAGGTCACTACCAGCCGCTACCAACAGCCCAGCCAGCACAACAGTGCATTAGCAGCCTGAATGAAACAGCTCTATTTGGCTGTTTCTGTTCTGACtagagtgcgtgtgagtgtgtgtgagtgtgtgtcggtgtgtgtgtgagagagagaggtcagtgtGGGTATTTTTAAAGTGAGTCCATGTGAGCACAAATGTCCTTCAGTATGAACCTACACATTTCAagagtttgtatgtatgcatgtatacgagtgagagaaatagagatacacagagagagagagcgagagagagaggcagagtgtgtgtgtgtgtgtgtgtgtgtgtgagtgtgtttgggtacaCAACATACCCACGGCGTTGGTCTGGCCGTTTTCGGCAGCCATCATAAGCGGGGTCTTGCCCATGGCGTCGATGGAGTTCACCTGGGCGTTATGTCCCAGCAGAAGCTGCAGACACTCCACGTGGTCCGTGAAAGCCGCCGCATGCAGGGGGGTTCTGcaggtcaagggtcaaaggtcagctgTCACATGGTCCcatcacaagacacacacaggactggatTTGGTAAT
The sequence above is drawn from the Clupea harengus chromosome 19, Ch_v2.0.2, whole genome shotgun sequence genome and encodes:
- the sh3bp5a gene encoding SH3 domain-binding protein 5; amino-acid sequence: MDNSEKENKSDEDSESPEEEEVDPRIQGELEKLNQSTDNINKWETELEDSRQRFRAVLVEATMKLDEQVKKIGKAVEESKPYWEARRMARQAQLEAQKATQDFQRAIEILRAAKETIALAEERLLEEDSRQFDSAWQEMLNHATQRVMEAEQTRTRSELAHRETAAKYNATISHMKQLEKKLKRTINKSRPYFELKAKYYLQLEQLKKQVDERQAKLTQAKSEYRTALRNLETISDEIHARRRLSAIGLRGRGVGAEGDGSGDDIANFKMESDGISMMSETFEEEGSNGVSSEEDQETQSSCSHSSCPNTPLDLPRPYPFSPSCSSSSTSPRPLSSSCPYPSSSDDFSSSSLSSPCAGGLELPDAGSLEGLGQVSPVLGPRSECSGASSPECDQERGDRAEGVEGKPDPSSVSSPPIQKSSQLEERLNKLSLESAEAKDSESNPFTVTPDPAPAPPLLVLNGV
- the btd gene encoding biotinidase → MSALPYSLAETLYRQQRAEYQNLHLGVIIMSPLRLAILWLSLFTSPSAPTALPSYVAAVYEHLVVLNTNPGIDLGRRAALAHMQKNLDVFEEQAALAAQQGAQILVFPEDAIQGFNFTRASIAGYLELVPDPTVVTWNPCSEPARFSDTEVLQRLSCMAQKNSLYLVANMAGLQVCNSTTDAHCASDGRYQFNTDVVFSSDGTLVARYRKQNLYFEAAFDTPLEMELVTFSTPFAGRFGVFTCFDIMFREPAVALVENLGVKQLVYPTAWMNQLPLLAAVQFQRSFSYAAAVTILAANVRAASLGMTGSGIFTPWQEVHQHDMVGETGRLLVSRVPVLDPAVIARSTGSTGLAWLPFSGHRKREPGLDEAGDAHGWPRKGWHLDDQAKPRSMESDYCLPGNDNCNDRPARPVVFTSIMMYDNFTLVPLQDTEGNLTVCDGSLCCHLLFRRSTAPGTELYALGAFQGLHVVHGTYYLEVCALVKCTGPDFASCGGETEHAQTRIDFRLEGNFSTRHVFPGILGSGMALDIPDESGRESDNWFYMSRTGMTAGLVTATLYSRVYEKDNS